Proteins encoded within one genomic window of Crocosphaera sp. UHCC 0190:
- the thiO gene encoding glycine oxidase ThiO: MNATNDIIIIGGGIIGMAIAVDLKLRGASVTVCNRNFPQTASVAAAGMLAPYAEELPSGPLLDLCLKSRWLYPEWVRKLQDLTGLDLGYNPCGILAPVYDLPSVELRNNSKSQWLDKTAIRLYQQGLGDDVVGGWWYPEDGQVDNRQVVQALRQAAQQLGVDLRDGVTVNNLQQKQGKITSILTNQGELEGKTYIIASGSWASQILPLPVRPIKGQMLAVRMPQHPNEPYPLQRVLYGPQTYLVPRQNGRLIIGATSEDVGWTPHNTPQGIETLIKRATRLYPEMADWPIEEFWWGYRPGTPDELPILGQYGCDNLILATGHYRNGILLAPVTASLIADLVINQKADPLLDNFKGDRFYTQPSPQPLSMTTFNHYAVPKAMNGNNGTSHLPATDDYLIIAGRKFHSRLMTGTGKYPSIPIMQQSVVASGCQIVTVAVRRVQTNAPGHEGLAEALDWGKIWMLPNTAGCQTAEEAIRVARLGREMAKLLGQEDNNFVKLEVIPDAKYLLPDPIGTLEAAEKLVKEGFAVLPYINADPLLAKRLEEVGCATVMPLGSPIGSGQGIRNQANIAIIIEEAKIPVVVDAGIGTPSEASQAMEMGADAVLINSAIALAQNPVIMAKAMGMATEAGRLAYLGGRIPVKEYAIASSPLTGTVV, translated from the coding sequence ATGAACGCAACAAACGATATTATCATCATAGGCGGTGGCATCATCGGAATGGCGATCGCAGTGGATCTGAAACTGCGAGGGGCCTCTGTCACTGTTTGTAACCGTAACTTCCCCCAAACTGCCTCCGTAGCAGCAGCAGGAATGTTAGCCCCTTATGCGGAAGAATTACCCTCTGGCCCATTGTTAGACTTATGTTTAAAGTCCCGTTGGTTATATCCTGAATGGGTGCGGAAACTGCAAGATCTCACCGGACTCGATCTCGGTTACAATCCTTGTGGTATCTTGGCCCCTGTCTATGACTTACCCTCTGTCGAATTACGCAACAATTCTAAGTCCCAATGGCTAGATAAAACCGCCATTCGTCTCTATCAACAAGGGTTAGGGGATGATGTGGTAGGAGGTTGGTGGTATCCTGAAGATGGACAAGTAGACAACCGCCAAGTAGTTCAAGCTCTACGTCAAGCAGCCCAACAATTAGGGGTTGATCTTCGTGATGGCGTAACCGTTAATAACCTACAACAAAAACAGGGCAAAATTACCAGTATTTTAACGAACCAAGGGGAATTAGAAGGCAAAACCTACATTATTGCCAGTGGATCTTGGGCTAGTCAAATTTTACCCCTGCCCGTGCGTCCCATCAAAGGGCAAATGTTAGCCGTGAGGATGCCGCAACACCCCAATGAACCCTATCCCCTACAAAGGGTTTTATACGGGCCACAAACCTACTTAGTACCCCGACAGAATGGACGTTTGATCATCGGGGCCACCTCTGAAGATGTGGGATGGACTCCCCATAATACCCCCCAAGGGATCGAAACCTTGATTAAACGGGCCACGAGATTGTATCCTGAAATGGCAGATTGGCCCATCGAAGAATTTTGGTGGGGTTATCGTCCCGGTACTCCCGATGAATTGCCCATTTTAGGTCAATATGGCTGTGATAACTTAATTTTAGCCACTGGCCATTATCGCAACGGTATTTTATTGGCCCCTGTGACAGCATCTCTGATTGCTGATTTAGTCATTAATCAAAAAGCTGATCCCTTACTCGATAATTTTAAAGGCGATCGCTTCTATACTCAACCTTCCCCCCAACCCCTATCTATGACCACTTTTAACCATTATGCGGTTCCTAAAGCCATGAATGGCAATAACGGAACCTCTCACCTTCCTGCTACTGATGATTATTTAATCATTGCGGGGCGCAAATTTCACTCGCGGTTGATGACAGGGACGGGTAAATATCCTAGCATCCCCATTATGCAGCAAAGTGTGGTGGCCAGTGGGTGTCAAATCGTTACCGTAGCAGTGAGGAGAGTCCAAACTAACGCCCCTGGCCATGAAGGGTTAGCAGAAGCGTTAGATTGGGGTAAAATTTGGATGTTGCCCAATACGGCTGGTTGTCAGACAGCAGAAGAAGCCATCAGGGTGGCCCGTTTAGGTCGAGAAATGGCGAAATTATTGGGCCAGGAAGACAATAATTTTGTCAAGTTAGAAGTGATACCCGATGCTAAATATTTGTTACCTGACCCCATAGGAACCCTAGAAGCTGCTGAAAAGTTGGTTAAAGAGGGTTTTGCTGTACTTCCCTATATTAACGCCGATCCCCTTTTGGCCAAGCGGTTAGAAGAGGTAGGATGTGCTACGGTGATGCCATTAGGTTCGCCTATTGGTTCGGGCCAAGGCATTCGTAATCAGGCTAATATTGCCATTATTATCGAAGAAGCGAAGATTCCCGTCGTTGTTGATGCGGGAATCGGAACCCCAAGTGAAGCCTCCCAAGCAATGGAAATGGGGGCAGATGCGGTGTTAATTAATAGTGCGATCGCCTTAGCCCAAAATCCCGTTATCATGGCTAAAGCGATGGGAATGGCTACAGAAGCAGGAAGACTCGCTTATTTAGGGGGACGAATACCCGTTAAAGAATATGCGATCGCTAGTTCTCCTTTAACGGGAACGGTTGTTTAA
- a CDS encoding DUF4332 domain-containing protein, translating to MKPSYWNIEQLPGLSKSEQEQLKALGINTTQSLLNHAKNPTEKQALANQLKSPVQLISKWVALADLARVPTVGCNYCGLILHSGIISTKQLAETPVSFLHRQILKLQVATLQRKDLCPSPDMIQAWINEAKKL from the coding sequence ATGAAACCTTCTTATTGGAATATTGAACAGTTACCAGGATTAAGTAAATCAGAACAAGAGCAATTAAAAGCCCTAGGAATTAACACAACTCAATCTTTACTTAATCATGCCAAAAACCCAACAGAAAAACAAGCCTTAGCTAATCAATTAAAATCTCCCGTACAATTAATTAGTAAATGGGTAGCCTTAGCAGATTTAGCGAGGGTTCCCACGGTAGGATGCAATTATTGTGGACTTATTTTACACTCAGGTATCATCTCAACCAAACAGTTAGCAGAAACCCCTGTTTCTTTCTTACACCGACAAATTCTGAAATTACAGGTTGCGACTCTACAACGCAAAGATTTATGTCCGTCTCCTGATATGATTCAAGCTTGGATTAATGAAGCAAAGAAATTATGA
- a CDS encoding glucokinase, whose protein sequence is MTMILAGDIGGTKTILRLVVLETSTNEYNLPQLTTLHQQSYPSQKFPDIVPIVQQFYTNAQKQLNQEIFVKNACFGIAGPVVNNTSELTNLNWSLSGDRLQQELSLNQVSLINDFAAIGYGILGLTKEDLYTLQDVQPNPKSPIAVLGAGTGLGEGFLVPLSTGKYEVFSSEGSHADFPPRTPLEFELLTYIQDKYQLSRVSVERVVSGLGIAAIYQFLRHKNPEQESPILKQIYQTWAREKSLDLSAEVAKAALEKDDILCQQAMKIFIEAYGAEAGNLALKLLPYGGLYVAGGIAAKILPLMKNGDFMRAFQSKGRMTPLLNQIPVHIILNPDIGLIGAALRAAE, encoded by the coding sequence ATGACAATGATCCTAGCGGGAGACATTGGGGGAACAAAAACTATTTTACGTCTTGTTGTTCTAGAAACATCAACAAACGAGTATAATTTACCCCAATTAACTACTTTACATCAACAATCTTATCCTAGTCAAAAGTTTCCAGATATTGTCCCGATTGTACAACAATTTTATACCAATGCTCAGAAACAATTAAATCAAGAAATATTCGTTAAAAATGCTTGTTTTGGAATTGCCGGCCCAGTGGTTAATAATACTTCAGAATTAACTAATTTAAACTGGTCATTAAGTGGTGATCGCTTACAACAAGAACTATCTTTAAATCAAGTAAGTCTCATTAATGATTTTGCTGCCATTGGTTATGGTATTCTAGGCTTAACAAAAGAGGATTTATACACCCTACAAGATGTTCAACCAAACCCCAAATCTCCTATCGCTGTTTTAGGAGCAGGAACCGGGTTAGGGGAAGGGTTTCTTGTCCCTTTATCCACCGGAAAATATGAGGTATTTTCCTCAGAAGGTTCTCATGCTGATTTTCCTCCCCGTACTCCCTTGGAATTTGAATTATTAACCTATATTCAAGACAAATATCAATTATCTAGAGTATCAGTAGAACGGGTTGTTTCAGGATTAGGAATTGCCGCAATTTATCAATTTTTACGCCATAAAAACCCCGAACAAGAATCACCCATTTTAAAACAAATATATCAAACTTGGGCAAGAGAAAAAAGTCTTGATCTTTCTGCTGAAGTTGCCAAAGCTGCCCTAGAGAAAGATGATATTTTATGTCAACAGGCGATGAAAATATTTATTGAAGCTTATGGAGCAGAAGCAGGTAATCTTGCCTTAAAATTATTACCTTATGGGGGACTATATGTAGCGGGAGGAATTGCTGCTAAAATATTACCTTTGATGAAAAATGGAGACTTTATGAGAGCATTTCAATCCAAAGGTCGAATGACTCCCCTATTAAATCAAATACCTGTTCATATCATTTTAAATCCTGATATTGGTCTAATTGGAGCAGCTTTACGGGCAGCAGAATAA
- the proB gene encoding glutamate 5-kinase: protein MNNKPTLVVKIGTSSLTQPETGKLALSTIASLVETLTQLRQLGHHLVLVSSGAVGVGCGRLNLKERPKKIAVKQAVAAVGQGRLIRVYDDLFSTLGQPIAQVLLTRRELIDRNCYVNVKNTFEALLELGVIPIVNENDTVAIEELKFGDNDTLSALVASLIKADWLFLLTDVDRLYSADPRVVPDAKPIDLVNSSEFAQLQVKAGDKGSQWGTGGMSTKLTAARIATGAGVRTVITHGKYPENLLKIIQGENIGTQFEPQPKHDNARKRWIAYGLLPTGKLYLDKGAVRAICQGGKSLLAAGVLQVEGEFEASDSVELCNETGQEIARGIVNYNSGEIDKIKGNHSDKIPQLLGYSGAETIIHRDNLVINEIF from the coding sequence ATGAATAATAAACCTACCCTTGTCGTTAAAATTGGTACTTCTAGTCTGACTCAACCAGAGACAGGAAAATTAGCTTTATCCACCATTGCATCTCTAGTGGAAACCTTGACCCAATTACGGCAATTAGGTCATCATTTAGTGTTAGTTTCATCCGGTGCTGTTGGGGTTGGTTGTGGTCGTTTAAATTTAAAAGAAAGGCCCAAAAAAATTGCGGTTAAACAAGCGGTTGCGGCTGTCGGCCAAGGACGTTTAATTCGCGTCTATGATGACCTTTTTAGTACATTGGGACAACCCATTGCCCAAGTTTTATTAACCCGACGAGAATTAATAGATCGGAACTGTTATGTTAATGTTAAAAACACCTTTGAAGCTCTCTTAGAATTAGGGGTAATTCCCATTGTTAATGAAAATGATACAGTGGCAATTGAAGAGTTAAAATTTGGGGATAATGATACCCTTTCTGCTTTAGTTGCTAGTTTAATTAAAGCTGATTGGTTATTCTTATTAACGGATGTAGATCGACTTTATTCTGCTGATCCCCGTGTTGTTCCTGATGCTAAACCTATTGACCTGGTGAATAGTAGCGAATTTGCTCAATTACAAGTAAAAGCAGGGGATAAAGGGTCACAATGGGGAACGGGAGGAATGTCCACTAAATTAACAGCGGCCCGCATTGCCACAGGAGCAGGAGTAAGGACGGTTATTACTCATGGCAAATACCCCGAAAATCTACTTAAAATTATCCAAGGGGAAAATATTGGTACTCAATTTGAACCTCAACCTAAACATGATAATGCTCGCAAACGTTGGATCGCCTATGGACTTTTGCCCACAGGAAAACTATACTTAGATAAGGGAGCCGTTCGCGCTATTTGTCAAGGAGGTAAGTCCTTATTAGCGGCCGGAGTTCTCCAAGTAGAAGGAGAATTTGAAGCGTCAGACTCTGTGGAATTATGTAATGAAACAGGTCAAGAAATTGCCAGGGGTATTGTGAATTATAATAGTGGAGAAATTGATAAAATAAAGGGAAATCATTCTGATAAAATTCCGCAATTATTAGGGTATAGTGGAGCAGAAACTATTATTCATCGAGATAATTTAGTTATCAATGAAATTTTTTAA
- a CDS encoding glycosyltransferase, which translates to MSNPDHYSFVFLEIFSQEGGIQAYVKDILQAYLSLIKQSSKLAKTDIFLLRDSPDCHNPFSTELINFHYLKTLPPWKGRIKLAYTLLIHLIQKRPKKVFCGHINLAPLIQFFCQPLGIPYTVLTYGKEVWKPLPPQQQKALQNAEAIWTISRYSRDCLCQANNIDPKTVEILPCIVDGNQFTPGKKPIELIEKYDLKDAKILMTVARLWSGDIYKGVDVTIRALPKILQSFPNIRYLIIGRGDDRPRLEQLTKALGVGDRVIFAGFVPNEDLANHYRVADAYIMPSQEGFGIVYLEAMACGIPVLSGDADGSADPLQDGKLGWRVPHRDSDAVAQGCLEILQGNDQRCHGEWLRQETLDQFSPEALSQKLAQLL; encoded by the coding sequence ATGTCTAATCCTGATCATTACAGTTTTGTTTTCTTAGAAATCTTCTCCCAAGAAGGGGGAATACAAGCTTATGTTAAAGATATCTTACAAGCTTACTTATCTTTAATTAAGCAATCATCAAAACTAGCAAAAACCGATATTTTCTTATTAAGAGATTCCCCAGATTGCCATAATCCTTTTAGCACTGAATTAATTAATTTTCACTATCTCAAAACCCTTCCTCCCTGGAAAGGAAGGATAAAACTAGCCTATACCTTACTGATTCATTTAATTCAGAAACGTCCGAAAAAAGTTTTTTGTGGTCATATTAATTTAGCCCCACTAATTCAATTCTTTTGTCAACCCTTGGGTATTCCCTATACAGTTTTAACCTATGGCAAAGAAGTCTGGAAACCCCTACCTCCACAACAACAAAAAGCTCTACAAAATGCTGAGGCAATTTGGACAATTAGTCGCTATAGTCGAGATTGTTTATGCCAAGCTAATAATATTGATCCCAAAACAGTTGAGATTTTGCCTTGCATCGTTGATGGTAATCAATTTACCCCAGGAAAAAAACCCATTGAATTGATAGAAAAATATGATCTAAAAGATGCTAAAATACTAATGACAGTGGCGCGATTATGGTCAGGGGATATTTATAAAGGGGTTGACGTTACCATCAGGGCATTACCGAAAATTTTACAATCTTTTCCTAATATTAGGTATCTGATAATTGGTCGAGGGGATGATCGCCCTCGCTTAGAACAATTAACCAAAGCTCTAGGAGTGGGCGATCGTGTTATCTTTGCGGGTTTTGTCCCTAACGAAGATCTAGCGAACCATTATCGGGTTGCCGATGCCTATATCATGCCTTCACAAGAGGGATTTGGCATTGTTTATCTCGAAGCCATGGCCTGTGGAATTCCCGTTTTGTCAGGAGATGCTGACGGTTCAGCTGATCCCCTGCAAGATGGAAAATTAGGCTGGCGAGTTCCCCATCGTGATTCTGATGCGGTTGCCCAAGGATGTCTCGAAATCCTGCAAGGCAATGATCAACGGTGTCACGGGGAATGGTTACGACAAGAGACGTTAGACCAGTTTAGTCCAGAAGCTTTATCTCAGAAATTAGCGCAATTGCTTTAA
- the remA gene encoding extracellular matrix/biofilm regulator RemA, which yields MESIQLINIGFGNIVSANRVIAIVSPESAPIKRIISDARERGQLIDATYGRRTRAVIMTDSSHVVLSAIQPETVAHRFVVSKEATANSN from the coding sequence ATGGAAAGTATACAACTCATCAATATTGGGTTTGGTAATATTGTGTCTGCGAATCGGGTCATTGCAATTGTTAGCCCAGAATCAGCCCCGATTAAACGGATTATCAGCGATGCCCGCGAACGCGGACAGTTGATTGATGCCACCTATGGCCGTCGTACCCGTGCGGTGATCATGACTGATTCTAGTCATGTTGTCTTATCAGCTATCCAACCAGAAACGGTGGCCCATCGTTTTGTGGTTAGCAAGGAAGCTACTGCTAATAGTAACTAA
- the gmk gene encoding guanylate kinase, with product MASGKLIVLTGPSGVGKGTLVRALLARHPDLYLSVSATTRSPRSGEIDGKDYYFLPRADFEKMIQQNELLEWAEYAGNYYGTPRAKVESQINLGNTVLLEIEVIGAKAIKQTFPDALRIFILPPSFAELERRLRGRGTDSEEAMMGRLDRAKEELEVSQEFDKTIVNDDLETALKHLELAIIS from the coding sequence ATGGCATCGGGAAAGCTTATTGTATTAACTGGGCCGAGTGGTGTGGGTAAAGGGACGTTGGTTCGCGCTTTATTGGCGCGTCACCCTGACTTATATTTGTCTGTCTCTGCAACTACTCGTTCTCCTCGTTCTGGAGAAATTGACGGGAAAGATTATTATTTCCTCCCTCGTGCCGATTTTGAAAAAATGATTCAGCAAAACGAATTACTCGAATGGGCTGAATATGCGGGGAATTATTACGGAACACCCCGCGCCAAGGTTGAATCACAAATCAACCTAGGGAACACCGTACTTTTAGAAATAGAAGTAATCGGTGCTAAAGCCATTAAACAAACATTTCCTGATGCTTTGAGAATCTTTATTTTGCCTCCTTCTTTTGCTGAATTAGAACGCCGTTTGAGGGGTCGAGGAACGGATTCAGAAGAAGCAATGATGGGTCGTCTTGATCGGGCTAAAGAGGAGTTAGAAGTAAGTCAAGAATTTGATAAAACGATTGTTAATGATGACTTAGAAACTGCTTTAAAACATCTTGAATTAGCTATTATTTCCTGA
- the rlmN gene encoding 23S rRNA (adenine(2503)-C(2))-methyltransferase RlmN, with protein sequence MPLTQETLLGKSVDELTTWVKQQGQPAYRGKQLHQWLYEKGARSLTEISVFPKTWREELSDYPIGRSKIAHRTIAPDGTRKYLLSLADGLIIEAVGIPTSKRLTVCVSSQVGCPMNCDFCATGKGGYERNLTCAEIVDQVLTVQEDFQQRVSHVVFMGMGEPLLNIKDVVKAVKIINQDVGIGQRSLTISTVGIPQKILQLAHYQLQITFAVSLHASNQALREELIPGAKHYTLGKLLADCRKYVDITGRRVTFEYVLLGGVNDLPEHAIELANHLKGFQSHVNLIPYNPIAEADYQRPDEHSIQKFMQLLQERRIAASVRYSRGLEADAACGQLRTSRHEVGSI encoded by the coding sequence ATGCCACTCACTCAAGAAACCTTATTAGGAAAATCTGTAGACGAATTAACCACCTGGGTAAAACAACAGGGACAACCCGCATATCGAGGCAAACAACTCCATCAATGGTTGTATGAAAAAGGAGCGCGATCGCTGACAGAAATCTCTGTCTTCCCCAAAACTTGGCGGGAAGAATTAAGTGATTATCCCATCGGACGATCAAAAATTGCTCACCGAACCATTGCCCCTGATGGTACAAGGAAATACCTCTTAAGTTTAGCAGATGGTTTAATCATTGAAGCGGTTGGCATTCCCACCTCAAAACGCTTAACAGTTTGTGTATCTTCCCAAGTGGGTTGTCCGATGAATTGTGATTTTTGTGCAACAGGAAAAGGAGGATATGAAAGAAATTTAACCTGTGCCGAAATCGTCGATCAAGTATTAACTGTTCAAGAAGACTTTCAACAAAGAGTAAGTCATGTTGTTTTTATGGGAATGGGAGAACCTTTATTAAACATCAAAGATGTAGTGAAAGCTGTCAAAATAATCAATCAAGATGTGGGAATTGGCCAGCGATCGCTTACTATTTCTACGGTAGGTATTCCCCAAAAAATCTTACAACTTGCTCATTATCAATTACAAATAACTTTTGCTGTCAGTCTTCATGCTTCTAACCAAGCTTTACGGGAAGAATTGATTCCTGGGGCTAAACATTATACCCTGGGAAAATTGTTAGCAGACTGTCGAAAATATGTTGATATTACAGGGCGACGGGTAACATTTGAATATGTTTTATTAGGGGGGGTAAATGATTTACCAGAACACGCCATTGAATTAGCAAATCACCTCAAAGGGTTTCAAAGTCATGTGAATTTAATTCCCTATAATCCCATTGCAGAAGCTGATTATCAACGACCAGATGAACACAGTATTCAAAAATTTATGCAACTCTTACAAGAGCGTAGAATTGCCGCCAGTGTTCGTTATTCGAGGGGTTTAGAAGCGGATGCTGCTTGTGGGCAATTACGCACATCTCGTCATGAAGTTGGAAGCATATAA
- a CDS encoding four helix bundle protein, translating to MRNFRELKVWEKAHQLTLSVSELEYHLLLAYDLKLLEAKNDESLSSKVTEIKRMLTAFIQKLNTER from the coding sequence TTGAGAAACTTTAGAGAATTGAAAGTGTGGGAAAAAGCTCATCAGCTTACTTTATCTGTCAGTGAACTTGAATATCACCTGTTACTTGCTTATGATCTTAAGTTACTCGAAGCCAAAAACGATGAATCCCTATCATCGAAAGTGACTGAGATTAAACGAATGCTTACCGCTTTCATTCAAAAGCTGAATACTGAACGCTGA
- a CDS encoding DUF4079 domain-containing protein, whose product MNLPSFLWLWKIAAWSMGLSLFAYLLLGISGGWMFYRRKTQSSPPLWLRPVHYVIGAIMVMLVLLLLVIGLVGTLGHYGSLGHSYHLIAGLVTVILVLISATAASQISPERPRMRMVHIGTNIILFLSFALVSLSGWSVVQKYLP is encoded by the coding sequence ATGAATTTACCTTCTTTTTTATGGCTTTGGAAAATTGCAGCTTGGTCAATGGGTTTATCCTTATTTGCATACCTTTTATTAGGAATATCAGGAGGATGGATGTTTTATCGGCGAAAGACTCAAAGTTCTCCTCCTTTATGGTTGCGCCCTGTTCATTATGTGATTGGGGCGATTATGGTTATGTTAGTGTTATTATTGTTAGTCATTGGTTTAGTTGGAACATTAGGTCATTATGGTAGTTTAGGTCATTCTTATCATTTAATTGCTGGCTTAGTTACGGTTATTTTAGTCTTAATTTCTGCCACAGCAGCCAGCCAAATTAGTCCAGAACGTCCTAGAATGAGAATGGTACATATTGGCACTAATATTATTTTATTTTTAAGCTTTGCTTTAGTTAGTTTATCAGGTTGGTCTGTGGTTCAGAAATATTTACCTTAA
- a CDS encoding DUF1830 domain-containing protein: MAQILDPIPTGQRNALLCCYVNATNQIQVVRITNLPKWYFERVVFPGQRLVFETLPKAQLEIHTGMMASAILSDTIPCERLCINDGGNEEMEDEAMTVSAPTDKKQTIQTSDTFTHYKVSTLKAALV, translated from the coding sequence ATGGCTCAGATCCTTGATCCCATCCCAACTGGGCAAAGGAATGCACTCCTTTGCTGCTATGTAAACGCAACGAATCAAATTCAAGTTGTTCGGATTACCAATCTTCCTAAGTGGTATTTTGAGCGTGTTGTTTTTCCCGGACAACGGCTTGTGTTTGAAACTTTACCAAAAGCACAATTAGAAATTCATACAGGAATGATGGCTAGTGCTATTCTTTCTGATACTATCCCTTGTGAACGTCTTTGCATAAATGATGGGGGTAATGAAGAAATGGAAGATGAAGCGATGACTGTTTCTGCCCCCACTGATAAGAAACAAACCATACAAACGAGTGATACATTCACTCATTACAAAGTTTCTACTTTAAAAGCTGCATTAGTTTAG
- a CDS encoding photosystem II high light acclimation radical SAM protein, which produces MTMTTAQRILYCRLPCNPIFPIGVVYLSDHVHKLFPDIEQKIFDLGTVPPLDFKKALDNCIDEFKPTLLVFSWRDIQIYAPVGGRGGNPLQNAFEFYYAHNPLIRLRGALGGLKVTTAYYGELWRNLGLIRRGLTRAKQYHPEARLVVGGGAVSVFYEQLRTQLPNQTIVSVGEGETLLEKLLRDQDFSDERCYVVGEKEPRKRLIHEAPTPLEKTACNYDYIEKIWPEFSYYFQENDFYIGVQTKRGCPHNCCYCVYTVVEGKQVRINPADEVVKEIRQLYDRGIRNFWFTDAQFIPARKFIKDAEELLEKILESGMTDIHWAAYIRADNLTPNLCDLMAKTGMNYFEIGITSGSQELVRKMRMGYNLRTVLQNCRDLKAAGFNDLVSVNYSFNVIDETYETIRQTIAYHRELESIFGVHKVEPAIFFIGLQPHTHLEEYAFEHNILKPGYDPMSLMPWTAKKLLWNPEPLGSFFGEVCLQAWQQNPNDFGREVLKILEEKLGKADLEDALTAPLEDKKKQLALA; this is translated from the coding sequence ATAACCATGACCACAGCACAGCGCATTCTCTACTGCCGCCTTCCCTGTAACCCCATTTTTCCCATTGGTGTTGTTTATCTCTCGGATCACGTTCATAAGTTATTTCCCGATATTGAGCAAAAAATCTTTGATTTAGGGACAGTTCCCCCCTTAGACTTCAAAAAAGCTTTAGATAACTGTATTGATGAATTTAAGCCCACCTTACTCGTTTTTTCTTGGCGAGATATTCAAATTTATGCGCCAGTGGGGGGACGGGGAGGCAACCCCTTACAAAATGCCTTTGAATTTTATTACGCTCATAACCCCTTAATTCGTCTCAGAGGTGCTTTAGGTGGTTTAAAGGTGACAACAGCTTATTATGGCGAGTTATGGCGTAACTTGGGGCTAATTCGACGAGGACTAACCAGGGCGAAACAATATCATCCAGAAGCGCGTTTAGTGGTTGGAGGTGGGGCTGTGAGTGTGTTTTATGAACAGTTAAGAACTCAGCTACCTAATCAGACAATTGTATCAGTAGGAGAAGGGGAAACTTTACTCGAAAAATTATTACGGGATCAAGATTTTTCTGACGAAAGATGTTACGTGGTCGGGGAAAAAGAACCTCGTAAGCGGCTAATTCATGAAGCCCCAACCCCCTTAGAAAAGACGGCTTGTAACTACGATTATATCGAAAAGATTTGGCCAGAATTTAGTTATTATTTCCAAGAGAATGACTTTTATATTGGGGTACAAACCAAGCGCGGCTGTCCTCATAATTGTTGTTACTGTGTTTATACTGTTGTTGAGGGTAAACAAGTTCGTATTAATCCGGCTGATGAAGTTGTTAAGGAAATACGGCAACTTTATGACCGAGGAATTCGTAATTTTTGGTTTACGGATGCTCAATTTATTCCCGCCCGTAAGTTTATTAAAGATGCAGAGGAATTATTAGAAAAAATCCTTGAGTCTGGGATGACCGATATTCATTGGGCAGCTTATATTCGGGCAGATAATTTAACCCCAAATTTGTGTGATTTGATGGCAAAAACGGGGATGAATTATTTTGAAATTGGTATCACTAGCGGCTCACAAGAATTAGTCCGTAAGATGCGAATGGGCTATAATTTACGGACGGTTTTACAAAATTGTCGGGACTTAAAAGCAGCAGGATTTAATGATTTAGTTTCAGTCAATTATTCCTTTAATGTCATTGATGAAACTTACGAGACTATTCGTCAAACCATTGCTTATCATCGAGAATTAGAATCGATTTTTGGGGTGCATAAAGTTGAACCTGCAATCTTCTTCATTGGGTTACAACCTCATACCCATTTAGAAGAATATGCCTTTGAACATAACATCCTTAAACCAGGATATGACCCCATGAGTTTAATGCCTTGGACAGCGAAAAAACTCTTATGGAACCCTGAACCCTTGGGATCATTTTTTGGGGAAGTTTGCTTACAAGCATGGCAACAAAACCCCAATGATTTTGGACGAGAAGTGCTAAAAATCTTGGAAGAAAAGTTAGGAAAAGCCGACCTAGAAGATGCTTTAACTGCACCCCTTGAAGACAAGAAAAAGCAGTTAGCCTTAGCATAA